A part of Neovison vison isolate M4711 chromosome 6, ASM_NN_V1, whole genome shotgun sequence genomic DNA contains:
- the STAP2 gene encoding signal-transducing adaptor protein 2 isoform X3 → MASALSPPRNPKHKGALPSHYYESFLEKKGPHDQAESLESREMWKGFILTVVELRVPSNLTLLPGHLYMMAEALAKEEARRALELPSCFLKVSRLDAQLLLERYPDCGNLLLRPSGDGGHDVSVTTRQTFNGTSVVRHYKVKREGPKYVIDVEEPFSCASLDSVVNYFVSHTNNALVPFLLDEDYEKVLGHVEADKENGESVWVASSTPAAPSPGPTLASGDPKKLPPLPITPVASQDRSPPLLNEDENYMIPIGDDPAANYVNGDVPPPSRQVPKPGKLAKVQAKPLKPPAARKPEPKVLNSGLAKKLAVGSMQTLFPTTAPKLADLTAELEEKLQRRRALEH, encoded by the exons ATGGCCTCAGCCCTAAGCCCACCCCGGAACCCCAAACACAAGGGTGCTCTACCCTCACACTACTATGAGAGCTTTCTGGAGAAGAAGGGACCCCACGACCAG gcagagagcctggagTCCCGGGAGATGTGGAAAGGCTTCATCCTGACGGTGGTCGAG CTGCGTGTCCCGTCCAACCTGACCCTGCTGCCCGGACACCTGTACATGATGGCCGAGGCCCTGGCCAAAGAGGAGGCGCGCCGCGCGCTCGAGCTGCCCTC CTGCTTCCTGAAGGTGAGCCGGCTGGACGCGCAGCTGCTCCTGGAGCGCTATCCCGACTGCGGAAACCTGCTGCTGCGACCCAGCGGGGACGGCGGGCACGACGTGTCGGTCACCACGCGCCAGACGTTCAACGG GACGTCGGTGGTCCGGCACTACAAGGTGAAGCGTGAGGGCCCCAAATATGTGATCGACGTGGAGGAGCCG TTCTCCTGTGCCTCACTCGACTCAGTGGTCAACTATTTCGTGTCACACACCAATAACGCGCTGGTGCCCTTCCTGCTGGACGAAGACTACGAGAAGGTTCTAG GCCACGTGGAGGCGGATAAAGAGAACGGCGAGAGTGTGTGGGTGGCAAGCTCGACCCCCGCGGCCCCCAGCCCAG GGCCCACACTGGCCTCCGGTGACCCCAAGAAGCTGCCTCCCCTGCCCATCACGCCTGTGGCAAGCCAGGACAGGTCACCCCCACTCCTGAACGAGGACGAGAACTATATGATCCCCATCGGAGACGACCCAGCTGCCAACTACGTGAATGGGGATG TGCCTCCCCCCAGTCGGCAGGTCCCGAAGCCCGGGAAGTTGGCAAAGGTTCAGGCCAAGCCTCTAAAGCCACCTGCTGCCCGCAAGCCAG AGCCCAAAGTCCTCAACAGTGGCCTGGCCAAGAAGCTAGCGGTGGGCTCAATGCAGACCCTCTTCCCCACAACAG ccccaaaGCTGGCAGATCTGACAGCAGAGCTGGAAGAGAAACTGCAGAGGAGGCGAGCGCTGGAGCACTGA
- the STAP2 gene encoding signal-transducing adaptor protein 2 isoform X1 codes for MASALSPPRNPKHKGALPSHYYESFLEKKGPHDQDYKKFWAGLQGCTLYFYNSNRDSQHVEKLVLEAFVKLTDEVPWESSGDPAIYFSLVLRNQEIKFKAESLESREMWKGFILTVVELRVPSNLTLLPGHLYMMAEALAKEEARRALELPSCFLKVSRLDAQLLLERYPDCGNLLLRPSGDGGHDVSVTTRQTFNGTSVVRHYKVKREGPKYVIDVEEPFSCASLDSVVNYFVSHTNNALVPFLLDEDYEKVLGHVEADKENGESVWVASSTPAAPSPGPTLASGDPKKLPPLPITPVASQDRSPPLLNEDENYMIPIGDDPAANYVNGDVPPPSRQVPKPGKLAKVQAKPLKPPAARKPEPKVLNSGLAKKLAVGSMQTLFPTTAPKLADLTAELEEKLQRRRALEH; via the exons ATGGCCTCAGCCCTAAGCCCACCCCGGAACCCCAAACACAAGGGTGCTCTACCCTCACACTACTATGAGAGCTTTCTGGAGAAGAAGGGACCCCACGACCAG GATTACAAGAAGTTTTGGGCAGGCCTCCAGGGTTGCACTCTCTATTTCTATAACAGCAATCGGGACTCCCAG CATGTGGAGAAGTTAGTCCTAGAAGCGTTTGTGAAGCTCACGGATGAGGTGCCCTGGGAAAGTTCAGGAGACCCTGCTATCTATTTCAGCCTGGTCCTCCGGAACCAAGAGATCAAGTTCAAG gcagagagcctggagTCCCGGGAGATGTGGAAAGGCTTCATCCTGACGGTGGTCGAG CTGCGTGTCCCGTCCAACCTGACCCTGCTGCCCGGACACCTGTACATGATGGCCGAGGCCCTGGCCAAAGAGGAGGCGCGCCGCGCGCTCGAGCTGCCCTC CTGCTTCCTGAAGGTGAGCCGGCTGGACGCGCAGCTGCTCCTGGAGCGCTATCCCGACTGCGGAAACCTGCTGCTGCGACCCAGCGGGGACGGCGGGCACGACGTGTCGGTCACCACGCGCCAGACGTTCAACGG GACGTCGGTGGTCCGGCACTACAAGGTGAAGCGTGAGGGCCCCAAATATGTGATCGACGTGGAGGAGCCG TTCTCCTGTGCCTCACTCGACTCAGTGGTCAACTATTTCGTGTCACACACCAATAACGCGCTGGTGCCCTTCCTGCTGGACGAAGACTACGAGAAGGTTCTAG GCCACGTGGAGGCGGATAAAGAGAACGGCGAGAGTGTGTGGGTGGCAAGCTCGACCCCCGCGGCCCCCAGCCCAG GGCCCACACTGGCCTCCGGTGACCCCAAGAAGCTGCCTCCCCTGCCCATCACGCCTGTGGCAAGCCAGGACAGGTCACCCCCACTCCTGAACGAGGACGAGAACTATATGATCCCCATCGGAGACGACCCAGCTGCCAACTACGTGAATGGGGATG TGCCTCCCCCCAGTCGGCAGGTCCCGAAGCCCGGGAAGTTGGCAAAGGTTCAGGCCAAGCCTCTAAAGCCACCTGCTGCCCGCAAGCCAG AGCCCAAAGTCCTCAACAGTGGCCTGGCCAAGAAGCTAGCGGTGGGCTCAATGCAGACCCTCTTCCCCACAACAG ccccaaaGCTGGCAGATCTGACAGCAGAGCTGGAAGAGAAACTGCAGAGGAGGCGAGCGCTGGAGCACTGA
- the STAP2 gene encoding signal-transducing adaptor protein 2 isoform X2, which produces MASALSPPRNPKHKGALPSHYYESFLEKKGPHDQDYKKFWAGLQGCTLYFYNSNRDSQHVEKLVLEAFVKLTDEVPWESSGDPAIYFSLVLRNQEIKFKAESLESREMWKGFILTVVELRVPSNLTLLPGHLYMMAEALAKEEARRALELPSCFLKVSRLDAQLLLERYPDCGNLLLRPSGDGGHDVSVTTRQTFNGTSVVRHYKVKREGPKYVIDVEEPFSCASLDSVVNYFVSHTNNALVPFLLDEDYEKVLGPTLASGDPKKLPPLPITPVASQDRSPPLLNEDENYMIPIGDDPAANYVNGDVPPPSRQVPKPGKLAKVQAKPLKPPAARKPEPKVLNSGLAKKLAVGSMQTLFPTTAPKLADLTAELEEKLQRRRALEH; this is translated from the exons ATGGCCTCAGCCCTAAGCCCACCCCGGAACCCCAAACACAAGGGTGCTCTACCCTCACACTACTATGAGAGCTTTCTGGAGAAGAAGGGACCCCACGACCAG GATTACAAGAAGTTTTGGGCAGGCCTCCAGGGTTGCACTCTCTATTTCTATAACAGCAATCGGGACTCCCAG CATGTGGAGAAGTTAGTCCTAGAAGCGTTTGTGAAGCTCACGGATGAGGTGCCCTGGGAAAGTTCAGGAGACCCTGCTATCTATTTCAGCCTGGTCCTCCGGAACCAAGAGATCAAGTTCAAG gcagagagcctggagTCCCGGGAGATGTGGAAAGGCTTCATCCTGACGGTGGTCGAG CTGCGTGTCCCGTCCAACCTGACCCTGCTGCCCGGACACCTGTACATGATGGCCGAGGCCCTGGCCAAAGAGGAGGCGCGCCGCGCGCTCGAGCTGCCCTC CTGCTTCCTGAAGGTGAGCCGGCTGGACGCGCAGCTGCTCCTGGAGCGCTATCCCGACTGCGGAAACCTGCTGCTGCGACCCAGCGGGGACGGCGGGCACGACGTGTCGGTCACCACGCGCCAGACGTTCAACGG GACGTCGGTGGTCCGGCACTACAAGGTGAAGCGTGAGGGCCCCAAATATGTGATCGACGTGGAGGAGCCG TTCTCCTGTGCCTCACTCGACTCAGTGGTCAACTATTTCGTGTCACACACCAATAACGCGCTGGTGCCCTTCCTGCTGGACGAAGACTACGAGAAGGTTCTAG GGCCCACACTGGCCTCCGGTGACCCCAAGAAGCTGCCTCCCCTGCCCATCACGCCTGTGGCAAGCCAGGACAGGTCACCCCCACTCCTGAACGAGGACGAGAACTATATGATCCCCATCGGAGACGACCCAGCTGCCAACTACGTGAATGGGGATG TGCCTCCCCCCAGTCGGCAGGTCCCGAAGCCCGGGAAGTTGGCAAAGGTTCAGGCCAAGCCTCTAAAGCCACCTGCTGCCCGCAAGCCAG AGCCCAAAGTCCTCAACAGTGGCCTGGCCAAGAAGCTAGCGGTGGGCTCAATGCAGACCCTCTTCCCCACAACAG ccccaaaGCTGGCAGATCTGACAGCAGAGCTGGAAGAGAAACTGCAGAGGAGGCGAGCGCTGGAGCACTGA
- the TMIGD2 gene encoding transmembrane and immunoglobulin domain-containing protein 2, which yields MGWGGTLARRGVPGGPGMESLGTALVLLVQFWGATGLRVQQEPEWLRATQGSRVTLACQVIQSQAWERLRVGWIKDGVSLCAPHITNGSLSLEACGPRGHLSWTPPGNLTLRLDHVSLNDSGDYVCSVAVEIPNLNRKQGNGTQLLVEKDGGSPDQTSTDAGLPVAPLVAGGVAAAALALSAWVWGRCRGRREDSAHHLYGNVLYQPRGAPKKTKAWRAEGAVLDIPREDQKSQSFYSISLPQPPSPQQRRAQKTCPSPRSSHPISTARVSPDPRPSGQQRPGGLLEVGRRLETPEKTPSHQRPRENVTDFPKSQGVQQPSPRPRPHYCNAGPLPHPRSNQ from the exons atggggtggggtgggacgctagccaggagaggggtgcctggtgggccAGGCATGGAGTCCCTGGGCACAGCGCTGGTCCTCCTGGTGCAGTTCTGGG GAGCCACAGGCCTGAGAGTGCAGCAGGAGCCCGAGTGGCTGCGGGCGACTCAGGGCAGCCGGGTGACCTTGGCCTGCCAAGTGATACAGTCCCAAGCCTGGGAGCGGCTCCGCGTCGGGTGGATCAAGGACGGCGTGTCCCTGTGTGCGCCGCACATCACCAACGGCAGCCTCAGCCTGGaggcctgcgggccccggggacACCTTTCCTGGACGCCACCTGGCAATCTCACCCTGCGGCTGGACCACGTGAGCCTCAACGACAGCGGGGACTACGTGTGCTCGGTGGCCGTGGAGATTCCTAACCTGAACAGGAAGCAGGGCAATGGCACGCAGCTCCTGGTGGAGAAAG ATGGCGGGTCCCCGGACCAGACCTCCACCGACGCAG GACTCCCGGTGGCGCCGCTGGTGGCAGGGGGCGTGGCGGCGGCCGCCCTCGCGCTGAGCGCCTGGGTGTGGGGCCGCTGTCGCGGCCGGCGCGAGGACTCAG CGCATCATCTCTACGGGAACGTCCTCTACCAGCCCCGGGGGGCCCCAAAGAAAACTAAGGCGTGGCGTGCGGAGGGGGCGGTGCTGGACATCCCCAGGGAGGACCAGAAGAGTCAGAGCTTCTATTCCAtctctctcccccagcctcctAGCCCCCAGCAGCGCCGGGCCCAGAAGACTTGCCCCAGCCCCAGGTCGAGTCACCCTATATCTACTGCCCGCGTCTCCCCTGACCCACGCCCCTCGGGGCAGCAGAGGCCAGGAGGGCTCCTTGAAGTGGGAAGACGACTCGAAACCCCAGAAAAGACCCCCTCCCACCAACGGCCACGTGAAAATGTGACTGATTTCCCAAAGAGTCAGGGAGTCCAACAGCCCAGCCCAAGACCCCGTCCTCATTACTGTAACGCTggccccctccctcacccccgaAGCAATCAATAA
- the FSD1 gene encoding fibronectin type III and SPRY domain-containing protein 1 translates to MEDQREALRKIITTLAVKNEEIQSFIYSLKQMLLNVEANSTKVQEDLEAEFQSLFSLLEELKEGMLMKIKQDRASRTYELQNQLAACTRALESSEELLETANQTLQATDGNDFPQAAKQIKDGVTMAPAFRLSLKAKVSDNMSHLMVDFAQERRMLQALKFLPVPSAPVIDLAESLVADNCVTLVWRMPDEDSKIDHYVLEYRRTNFEGPPRLKEEQPWMVIEGIRQTEYTLTGLKFDMKYMNFRVKACNKAVAGEFSEPVTLETPAFMFRLDASTSHQNLRVEDLSVEWDAMGGKVQDIKAREKDGKGRTASPVNSPARGVPSPKRMPSGRGGRDRFTAESYTVLGDTLIDGGEHYWEVRYEPDSKAFGVGVAYRSLGRFEQLGKTAASWCLHVNNWLQVSFTAKHANKAKVLEPPVPDCLGVHCDFHQGLLSFYNARTKQLLHTFKAKFTQPLLPAFTVWCGSFQVTTGLQVPSSVRCLQKRGSATSSSNTSLT, encoded by the exons ATGGAGGACCAGAGG GAGGCCCTGCGGAAGATCATTACTACCCTGGCTGTGAAGAATGAAGAGATTCAGAGCTTCATCTACTCCCTCAAGCAGATGCTGCTGAACGTGGAG GCAAACTCCACCAAGGTGCAGGAGGACCTGGAGGCCGAGTTCCAGTCCCTCTTTTCCCTCCTGGAGGAGCTGAAGGAGGGCATGCTCATGAAGATAAAGCAGGACCGCGCCAGCCGCACCTACGAACTGCAG AACCAGCTGGCTGCCTGCACCCGGGCCCTGGAGAGCTCAGAGGAGCTTCTGGAGACAGCCAACCAGACCCTGCAGGCCACGGACGGCAACGACTTCCCTCAG GCTGCCAAGCAAATCAAAGATGG GGTGACAATGGCCCCTGCCTTCCGGCTGTCGTTGAAGGCCAAGGTCAGCGACAACATGAGTCACCTCATGGTGGACTTCGCGCAGGAGCGGAGGATGCTACAGGCACTCAAGTTCCTACCTG TGCCCAGCGCTCCTGTGATCGACCTGGCCGAGTCTCTGGTGGCAGACAACTGTGTGACATTGGTGTGGCGCATGCCGGACGAGGACAGCAAGATTGACCACTACGTGCTGGAATACCGGCGGACCAACTTCGAGGGCCCGCCCCGCCTCAAGGAGGAGCAGCCCTGGATGGTCATCGAGGGCATCCGGCAGACGGAGTACACCCTGACCG GTCTCAAGTTTGACATGAAATACATGAATTTTCGTGTGAAGGCCTGTAATAAGGCCGTGGCAGGCGAGTTCTCCGAGCCAGTGACCCTGGAGACACCAG CGTTCATGTTCCGCCTGGATGCGTCCACATCTCACCAGAACCTGCGCGTGGAGGACCTCTCCGTGGAGTGGGACGCCATGGGCGGGAAGGTCCAGGACATCAAGGCTCGCGAGAAAGATGGCAAGGGGCGGACGGCATCTCCCGTCAACTCCCCAGCCAG AGGTGTGCCATCCCCCAAGAGGATGCCTTCGGGTCGTGGGGGTCGGGACCGCTTCACTGCCGAGTCCTACACGGTGCTGG GGGACACGCTGATCGACGGCGGGGAGCATTACTGGGAGGTGCGCTATGAGCCGGACAGCAAGGCGTTCGGCGTGGGGGTGGCGTACCGCAGCCTGGGCCGCTTCGAGCAGCTGGGCAAGACGGCCGCGTCCTGGTGCCTCCACGTCAACAACTGGCTGCAGGTCAGCTTCACCGCCAAGCACGCCAACAAGGCCAAGGTGCTGGAGCCCCCCGTGCCCGACTGCCTGGGTGTGCACTGCGACTTCCACCAAG GCCTCCTGTCCTTCTACAACGCCCGAACCAAACAGCTGCTGCACACCTTCAAGGCCAAGTTCACGCAGCCCCTGCTGCCCGCTTTCACA GTGTGGTGCGGCAGCTTCCAGGTGACCACAGGCCTACAGGTCCCCAGCTCTGTGCGCTGCTTGCAGAAGCGGGGCAGTGCCACCAGCAGCTCCAACACCAGCCTCACCTAG